ACGGCATGGAGCAGTTCAAGGATGCCGACTACCAGATTACCGCCTTCTACGAAAAGCTCTTGCCGATTCTGAACATTCCGGACCTGTACCACCTTTTTGCAGGCATGACGGTTCCGCTGAATGACTGGGGAACGCTGGGATTCTTCGTGAACTTCGTGAGCTTCGGTTCGACCGTCGCCTCGGGCGATGTGGACGCCGACGATTTGGTTGCCTATAACAGTTCTGAAATCGTGGGCGGCTTCAGCTACGGCACCCGCTTCCCGAACGACTGGGGCCTGGGCCTCTCGATCAAGTTCTTTTATTCTGACCTGAGTTCCGGCGCGGCCGCAGGCGAAGAAGAAGCAACTACCTTCGGTTACGCTTTCGATATCGGCGTGCTCAAGAAGAACTTGTTTATAGACAAATTAAATTTCGCCTTGGTTCTCACCAACATCGGTCCGAGCGTCTACTACGTGGACAAGACGATCGAAGACCCGATTCCGCTGACATGGCGCTTGGGACTTTCTTATGAAATTTTGAGCCTCGCTGATTACAAGTGGACCGTAGTTGCCGACTACAACCGCGAAGTGGTTTATGATGACGAAAAGGGTAATCCGGAACCGTTCTACATTGCAAGCTGGAAGTCCTTGATCCACCCCGAAAGAGACGGCAACAAGGTCAAGGAATCCATTATGCAGGGCGTGTTCAACCTGGGTACTGAATTCGTATACGCCAATACGATTGCACTGCGCGCCGGTTACCTTTACGACCAGACCGGTAAGCGTAACGAAGTCGATCTCGGCTTTGGCTTTATGCTCTCTGACGTGTTGCAGTTTGACTTTGCCACCATCAAGGACGTAGGCGACAACGACGGCGTTCGCGACGGCCAGATGCGCTTTGGCATGCTGTTCAAGTTCTAGGAGAGGTTCGCACACAAGGCGTGAAAACGCAATCCGACAAATATTAAAGTCAGGCGAAAAAGCCTGACTTTTTTCTTTTGCATTTTTGTAAAAAACTACTCTACGCGTTCGAGGATAATCAGGGCACGTTCTTGCGTGCTGTTCGGGATCGTGTAGAAATGCTTGCCCACGAACTTGTAGCCGAAATCTTCGGGATGGAAAGTCTTGAGTTCGTCGGCAACGGCGGGGCCTTTCATGAAAAACACGCGGCCGCCCACCTTCAGCGAATTGGCGATGCGCGGGAGCGTCTTTTCCATCAGTTCAAAGGCGCGGCTGATGACGCCGTCAACCGGAATGGTCATGCTGCGACTAGTGACCTTGTGGCCGAACACATCGATACCCTTGAGGCCCATTTTTTCGATGACCATATTCAAGAAGTTGATTCGGTTGGGGCGCGGTTCGCACAGCGTGAGTCGAATGGAAGGGTTCACGATTTTGAGCGGGAGTCCGGGGAAACCGGCGCCGCTACCGACATCGATCATGCGAGCGGGCCACTTGGGCACGTACGCATTGATGAGCGTGCAGTCGGCATAATGGCGTTCTACCATCGTTTCAAACGCATTGAGGCGCGTCAGATCCTGGTCGTCGTTATTGGCGCGCAACAGCTGGTGGAATTCCCAAATCTGCTTGAGGGTTTCGGGCTGGAGTTCTACGCCGTAGTAATGCAGCAACTTGTCGAGGCCCGCGAGCGATGGCGTGACACGCTTGCCGTTAAAGAGCGGGAAGTCGGTACGGGGAGCCTTGAGGTGCGGCACGAAGTCGCGGCCGGCAGCGGACGCATTGCGGGAAGGAGCCTTCGAGAAGGGCTTTTTAGACCAGTTGTTTGCCATAAAAACAAAAATAGAATTTTTTAGGGGCAATTTTTCACAGTTTCGGCGAATCTGGCGTATAGATATAGAGGACCCCAAAAAAATGAGAATTCTATACCGCCCATACCAAACGGTTTTCTTAATCCTGTTCGCCTTAAATTTGACGCCCGCCTATGCGGGCTCTGCGCATGGACTTACCGAGGCGCAAGTTTTTGAATGGTGGGACGACGGGATCATTGACGGCGACGAAGCCCGCGAAATCTTGGACCTGCTTGAAGAAGGCAACGAGCAAGAAGCCTGCATGCTCGCCGAGGTGTATGCGCTTGAAAGTTGCGCGAGCGAAGAAGTTCCCAAGCCGAAGAAAGCGAAGCGCAAGGAAGCGAAATCACGACAGAAAAAAACGAAAAAGGAATCGCGGCCGAGCCTTGTTCCGCATGGGTATATTGAATGGCGAGGCCGCGCCGATTCGCTTGGGCGCTTGGAAAGCGGGCGTACGGAATTGCGCTTGAATTTTTACCGCTATTCTTTACGGCTTGGGACGCAGTCGCTCTTGACTTACCGGAATGAAGGCAGCGAAGCGCACTTCGGCCAGATTTCGACCAAGGAATTGCATAGCGTGATTCCGCTTGACACCTTGTGGGGTACCGCCTTATTCTATCCACTTTACAGCCCGATAGGAATCTTCCGATTTGGAGGACTCCTGGATACCGCGAAAACGATCCGCCCGAGTTTCGCCTTCACGCCTTTCCGCGGACCAAAAAAAGAAAAAGACTTTGAAATGGAACTTGCCTACTGGAATCACAGGCACCCGGCCGACAGCGTGGAGAGGCATTCTGTTTCGGCGCAGGCCAAAGGCAGTTGGGGAAATTTTGCGGTTTGGTGGATCCCGGAAAATGCAGGCGATTTGCCCTTGATGAAATTGCAATTGCAGCACCGCGAAAAGATGGAGTATGCGACAATTGCATGGAAGACGGACGCTTACGTACATGGGGATTCGTTGCCGGAGGAATCGCGCTTGAGTGCGACGATTGCAAAGAGTAAACTTTGGGGAAGCCAGACCGTTGGCGTTACGGCGCACGATGCGTGGAAAAGCAAATGGACGCTCAATGCGCGGACGATGATTCCGCTTGAAGGCGATACAAGTAAGACTCGGCTCAAGGCGAGCGCAGAATCGGGCCCAGGCGTTTTAAGGACAGCCACAAGCGTCACTTGCCTTTCGGCAGAAGAGCATTGCAGGCAAAATGACTTGGCGCTAAAAATCAGGTCTTCGTGGAATGTCGACCGCGAGCAGCTGGTATTTTCGGGAAAGGTTCGCGCAAGGCACACGCGAGACGAAGGATTTGGCACGCCCCTTTACGAAGCCGGAATCGCTTACGCACAGGATGCTGCCAACAGCGCAGGCATTGCTGTCACGATTCCAAAGGGGGCGCCTAAACGTGAAATCCAATTACGCAGCAGCGCCGAAGTCGGGAATGACTTTTTGCAGTTATCGTTGGCGGTTACATTCAGGCGAACCGCTGATGAGGAGTTGCACCCGCTGCATGCGGCGATGAGAGCGAAGGTTATGTTTTAGAGGAAAATACATAACAATGTGTAATGTGAAATGACAAATGAGAAATGAATAATCACTCATCCCACATTTCACATCTCACATTCCAGATCACTCATCACTAACCACTTTCTATTGTCTACTCCAGAGGGCGCAATAGGTCTGCGTGCGGGCGGAGAGGCGTTCGTCTTTCAGGATTTCACGAATTTGTTTCTTGTCGAACCACTGCGCCTGAATTTCTTCGAGTTCGGAATCGCTGGGGCGGATTTCACCGCCGGCAACGCCTACCACGACCACATTTCTTTCGTTGGAAAATCCGACGGCGGAATAGCTCGGTTTCCAGACTTCGTCGATGCGCATGAGAGAAAGGCCCGTTTCTTCGCGGAGTTCGCGGGCAGCCGCCTCTTCGTAGGTTTCGCCCGGATCAATCAATCCAGCCGGGAAATTGTAGATGCTCTCGCCCACGGCCATACGGTATTCCTTGCAAAGCAAGAGTTTTTGGCCAGTGCAGTCGTGCATAATCATGACGACCGCATGCGGTTTCTTTTCAAGCATGTCCTTGAGGCCCGTAATGTCGGGATTGCGGCTGATCATTTCGTAAGTCTTGGGCTTGCCGCTGACGGTTTTATAGTGAATGTCGTAGCGGGTAATGAATTTGCCCTGGTGGATTTTTTCGATCGATTCAAATTCCATAATCACACCCTTTGTATGGTTTCGTAGTAAATGCAGTCGTGCTTGCAGTCGCCATGGAAGGCGCCACTGCAGATGGGCATCTTGTAAAGCATTTGCGCTTCGTCTTCGTTGCGCGAGATTCGCTTGCGCACGTAGCCAACGTCTTGGAAGTTTGCCTCTTTGCCTTTGATGAGTGCGGCACAGGTATTGACCCAGACCACGTTGCAGTCTTCGTGGGCGCACAAATCGAACGAACGGCGGAAATCGTAGGAGCCTGTCGAGAATGACGGCACGATTATCAGCGTGAGCTTGAAGCAGCGCATGAGTTGCTGCATGTACTCGGTTTCCAAGAAATCGCGGCAGACCATGATCGCGATGCGGCCAATGCCTTCGTAGTGCAAAATGTTCACCACGAGATTGGAACTGATTTGTTCCAGGTAGCCGACACCATTGAATTCCTTGCGGAACGGGTTTTGCTTGTTCTGTTTGCAAATCACGTTGCCAAACTTGTCCATGACCGTGACGACATTGCGGTTCTTTTCCCAGTAAGAGGGCAGCACAATGAGCGACGGAATTTTGGCGGCGTCATCAGGCGAAAGCGACT
The Fibrobacter sp. UWB5 DNA segment above includes these coding regions:
- the rsmG gene encoding 16S rRNA (guanine(527)-N(7))-methyltransferase RsmG, whose translation is MANNWSKKPFSKAPSRNASAAGRDFVPHLKAPRTDFPLFNGKRVTPSLAGLDKLLHYYGVELQPETLKQIWEFHQLLRANNDDQDLTRLNAFETMVERHYADCTLINAYVPKWPARMIDVGSGAGFPGLPLKIVNPSIRLTLCEPRPNRINFLNMVIEKMGLKGIDVFGHKVTSRSMTIPVDGVISRAFELMEKTLPRIANSLKVGGRVFFMKGPAVADELKTFHPEDFGYKFVGKHFYTIPNSTQERALIILERVE
- a CDS encoding NUDIX hydrolase codes for the protein MEFESIEKIHQGKFITRYDIHYKTVSGKPKTYEMISRNPDITGLKDMLEKKPHAVVMIMHDCTGQKLLLCKEYRMAVGESIYNFPAGLIDPGETYEEAAARELREETGLSLMRIDEVWKPSYSAVGFSNERNVVVVGVAGGEIRPSDSELEEIQAQWFDKKQIREILKDERLSARTQTYCALWSRQ